GTAGTAGCGGCGGACTGCAAAGAAAACAGAATTAAAAAAGCGTGTGGATAAACACTTGGGAGATTTGTTAGCGCTTGCCCGTAAATTTGTGGGGTCATCTGAAGAAATCGCTGAAATAGAATGGTGTTTGCTAAATCCCACGCTCAAGGGAATATAAGTCAAATTGGGTATCCGATGGGTATGCACTAGGGTGAGCAAATTATCGACTGGTTCAGTGAAGTGCAAACTCGCACTCACAAAGGCTTTTGCCGCCTTTGGGGTGAGATAGTAGGCAGCAGCAGCAAAGACTTCTAAGGCCGAGAGATAAAAATGCTCTTTTAAGATTACTTCTATCCTAGAATCGGTGGGTAGCACCTGTGTACCACCCGTATGTGCAATGACTGATTTTTTAGTTTTAATCTCCCAAAAAGTAGCAAATAAACGCACAAAATCAAAGGGACTTTGCATGCAATGCACCAAACTTTCATAAAAGTGGGGCTTGAGCACCACATCGTCTTCTAAAATGACTATGGGACAATTTAACTCGATACACCTAAGCCATAACATGTAATGGCTCGCATAACAACCCAATTCTTCCAGCAATAATTCTCTTCCATGTGCGCCTCTGAACCATTCGCTCTCTTTAAGCCACTCAGAGGAATAAGAATTTTCAATCAAACTGCTATAACCCAAATCCTTCTTAAAATAACAACTGTGTTTGTCAATCGCATCAAAAAGATGGAATTCAAGTTTAAGATCGCCCTCTTGAGCAGGTGGATTGTCAATGATGCTTTGGCAGTGTTTGCGCCTAGGATGGTCTTTGAGAGAAATAAAATAAACAGGCAAAACCATAAAATCCCCTAAATGAAGCGATCAAAACCTTTGGAGTTGATAAAATCACGCATTAAAGATGTTAAAATTCTAGATAACCAAGTCCCATATTTTAACAAAAAACTCAAAATAAAAACAAGACGCTCCTCCCAATCCTCCCAATCCTCCCAATCCTCCCAATATCTGTCAGGCACTTCCAATCTATAATCTTTTAATTTATAAGCCTTTTCGAAATGTTTTTTGTAAAAAACAACCCGTTCTCAATACGCACTCGCGCACAAAAAGCAACGCAAATAATCCCCACGAATTAGCCTTAACAATACCAAACGCCACAGCTAAGGTTTATAAACGCTCCCACAAAACACCCGTTTTCTTTTCACATCAAAAGTGGGGCTGAAGAGATTTTTACTTTCGATATTGTCTTTAGTGTGGATGCCCATTAATGGTAATAAACTATGAATCAAATCATCAGTCATGAAAGGCTTATTGATGGCTTGGGCGATGGCTTTAACCTTCTGCGGATACTTTTGTTTAAATTTCTCCGTAACATAGATGACAAAAGGAATCTCCACGCCGCTTTTAGAACAACTATGCTCATAACCATGCCAATCTTCATAAACACTTTGCCCATGGTCTGAGAGATAGACAATCAAGGCATTTTTATCTTTAAAGAGATTAAAGATTTCTTGTAAAATGTAATCGGTGTAATAAAGTGAATTGACATAATCGGCTACGATTTGCTTATCTGCCATATTTTGTACCTTTAGGCCAGTGTAAGGAAGGTCTTTTGGAGTGAATTTAGCAAATGACTTAGGGAAACGCTGGTTGAATATGAGATGGTTGCCCATTAAGTGAAATAAAATAAAGTTTTTAACTCTAAGTTTGGATTTGACTTCATGGTTGTAAGTATTGATGAGAACCTGATCATGATTTTTCCAACCCTGGTTGGTCCAGTATGTGTAATCAAAGGAATGAGAAGTGAGTGTATAGACATTGGCATAGGTCGACTCATCTTGCCAGTTGTCTTGATTATCTAGCCAAAAAGTGGTGTAACCAGCAGCCCTAAGGATTGTGCCAATGTTCTCTTTAAGATACCAAGGAATGTGTTTGTTTTCCACATCCGAGTAATTTAGAAGAACTTGAAAAACAGGCATAGTGCCTCCAAAGGGGGAAATTACTGGAAAAGTTGCGGAGCGAAGTCCGTTTAAATTTTTGAGGGGTCAAGGTTGCTAGCAAACTCCAGCGCGGTTTTTAGCAGGGTGTGCAACTCATCAGCGGGGAGGGCGTTAATTTCTTTGAGCGTGCTGTAGTGGGGGGTGTTTCTAAAAGGGCGGGCGGGTAAGATAGGGTATTCTGCTATTTCCTCCTCGCGTTGTGGATCACGCGCCCAGATTTTAAGCACTTCTAGGCTTAGGTGTTTTTCGCTCATATTTTGAGCTGTAAGGGGCTGTAGTGTGTTGGCGATGGTTTGGGCGGTTTGTTCCTTGTCTGCTTGTGTGTGGCTTGTATAGAGCAGTCTGTAGCCATTTGTGAGGTGGTAGTAGATCAGCATTGCACTTTTTTGTAGCGCGGTGAGTTGGTGGGTTTTGGTGTAGAGCTCTACCCAAAGCGTGCCGGCATCTTGTCCGATTTTGAAAAAATCCATCAGAGTCCTTTTTTTGATGTGGATGATTATTTTACAAAAACCCGGGGCATTTTTGAGTCATGTCCTTAAAAGCGTCATTAGCTTGTTGGAGGATGTGCGGGTCGTCATCAACGGAGATAGTTTCGTAGTTGTTGTGAAAACTATTTGTGCTCCAGTTAGCAGAGCCAGTGAAGAGAAGGGTTTTATCTATGATCATCATCTTGTTGTGCATGAGCCCTATGTATTGCTGGGTGTAGCGGTTATAGCGTTTGGATTTTAGTCCGCTGAGTAAGCAGACTTTTACGCGGTAGAGCTTGGCAAGTGTGGTTAGCACACTTTGGGGGTTGTCTGCGTTTTGGCTGGTGTCTAGGATGAGGGTTACCACAACTCCGCGCTTGCTAGCTTGGCGTAGAGCTTTAGCTAGGTCTTTGTAGGTGAAGGAGTAGAGGGCGATGTCGATTGTCGATTTAGCGTTTTCAATGCCCGTCAGTAGGGCGTTTTCTGCCTCTTTGTTTTGCTTAGGAAGGAAGTAAACGGAGTGGGCTAGTGCCGCCTCAAACAAGGCAAAGAGGGCTAGAAAATAGGGCAGTTTCATTATAGTTTTTTGGCACTTTAGGAGGACTTAACTTCTTTGATTTCGGCTAGAATTTTCGCCCGTTCCTCGTCTAGTTTTTCTAGTTTTTCGTAGAGCTTTCCAATGCGAATATACTTCTCAGAAACGCTAAGTTTTGGCTGGACAACTTCCTTTTTTTGGGCGGGGTTTTGAGCGGGATTTTTGGGGTCATTTTGTGCGTTCATGTGTCTCCTTTTAGGGGTAAATTGAATACGCGCATTGTATCAAAATTTGGCGGATATGTGATCAGATTGTCGGCAATTTTTACCCCGTGTCGCATAAATTTTACAAAGCGCACGCCGTAGTGATTTTTGATTTTTTGCTCGACTTGGATTAAGTTTTTTGCACCCTTTATGGCGTTTTCTATCACATCAAAAAGCGCGCTATCTAGGGTTAAAAAAGTGTTGCCCGTAAGGCGTTCTAAATGGCGGGCTAGATTGTTGATATTGTTGTCATTGAAGTGTGCAGTTAGGTAGGCAATCACGCCGTAAGTTTCCCCGCTTTTGAAGTCATGGGCTAAATTTGAGCCATCCATAATGGAGTATTTAGCTTTTAGAGTTTTGACCATGAGGTAGTTTCCTTCTTTGTAAATGCGCTCGACTTTTTCCAGCTTTTCAATCAGATAAAGGATTGATGTCGCCTTCATTTTTTCCACATTAGCGGTGTGTAAATTGGCTTGAGAATGGGGTAAATTTGTGCTAAATTTTGGGCTTTTTTTGGGCGTTTTTGGCGCAGTTTGAGCGTGCAAATCCTTGAGCTTTTGGGCGTGAATTTCTAGGGCTTTTTTGTAGATAAAATCCAAATTCATAGGGCGTTTTTCTACGATAATTGGCGGCATTAGGGGCGGGTTTTCATGGCGGGCGTAGAAGCGGGCGATGTCTCTTAACGGAGAGCTATCCGCGTAAGTTTCTAGCTTGAGAGCCTTGACGATGAGAGTTTGAAAAATGCGATACAAGTCAACATTAACCCTTCCATTTTCCCGGCTGATT
This portion of the Helicobacter felis ATCC 49179 genome encodes:
- a CDS encoding phosphoethanolamine transferase — translated: MPVFQVLLNYSDVENKHIPWYLKENIGTILRAAGYTTFWLDNQDNWQDESTYANVYTLTSHSFDYTYWTNQGWKNHDQVLINTYNHEVKSKLRVKNFILFHLMGNHLIFNQRFPKSFAKFTPKDLPYTGLKVQNMADKQIVADYVNSLYYTDYILQEIFNLFKDKNALIVYLSDHGQSVYEDWHGYEHSCSKSGVEIPFVIYVTEKFKQKYPQKVKAIAQAINKPFMTDDLIHSLLPLMGIHTKDNIESKNLFSPTFDVKRKRVFCGSVYKP
- a CDS encoding glycosyltransferase family 25 protein is translated as MVLPVYFISLKDHPRRKHCQSIIDNPPAQEGDLKLEFHLFDAIDKHSCYFKKDLGYSSLIENSYSSEWLKESEWFRGAHGRELLLEELGCYASHYMLWLRCIELNCPIVILEDDVVLKPHFYESLVHCMQSPFDFVRLFATFWEIKTKKSVIAHTGGTQVLPTDSRIEVILKEHFYLSALEVFAAAAYYLTPKAAKAFVSASLHFTEPVDNLLTLVHTHRIPNLTYIPLSVGFSKHHSISAISSDDPTNLRASANKSPKCLSTRFFNSVFFAVRRYYYYRLFLKRYAHLR
- a CDS encoding phospholipase D-like domain-containing protein — encoded protein: MKLPYFLALFALFEAALAHSVYFLPKQNKEAENALLTGIENAKSTIDIALYSFTYKDLAKALRQASKRGVVVTLILDTSQNADNPQSVLTTLAKLYRVKVCLLSGLKSKRYNRYTQQYIGLMHNKMMIIDKTLLFTGSANWSTNSFHNNYETISVDDDPHILQQANDAFKDMTQKCPGFL